A part of Phoenix dactylifera cultivar Barhee BC4 chromosome 2, palm_55x_up_171113_PBpolish2nd_filt_p, whole genome shotgun sequence genomic DNA contains:
- the LOC103708693 gene encoding protein GDAP2 homolog — protein sequence MMSAPLGTIHNSTMMTPLTDQEQLLENLQVFKIQGRDKRGRRILRIVGKFFPARELSGAVGEEALKGYLERRIFPELGGRPFCVVYVHTYVQRSDNFPGVAALRSVYEALPAAVREGLQAVYFVHPGLQSRLFFATFGRFLFSAGLYGKLRYVSRLEFLWEHMRKGEIEIPEFVHDHDEELEHRPLMDYGLESDHHRRAFDAPAMDSAASMYSLRCIS from the exons ATGATGAGCGCTCCCCTTGGTACTATTCATAATTCCACCATGATGACTCCGCTCACGGATCAAGAACAGCTCCTGGAGAATCTCCAGGTCTTCAAGATCCAGGGCCGTGACAAGCGCGGCCGCCGGATCCTCCGCATCGTCGGCAAGTTCTTTCCAG CGAGGGAGTTGAGCGGGGCGGTGGGAGAGGAGGCGTTGAAAGGGTATCTGGAGAGGAGGATATTTCCGGAGCTCGGGGGGAGGCCGTTCTGCGTGGTTTATGTCCATACTTACGTTCAGAGGTCGGATAATTTTCCGGGGGTGGCGGCTTTGCGGTCGGTGTACGAGGCGCTGCCGGCGGCGGTCAGGGAGGGGCTCCAGGCGGTGTACTTCGTGCACCCGGGCCTCCAGTCTCGCCTCTTCTTCGCCACCTTCGGCCGGTTCCTCTTCAGCGCCGG GTTGTACGGGAAGCTGCGGTACGTGAGCAGGCTGGAGTTCCTGTGGGAGCACATGAGGAAGGGCGAGATCGAGATCCCGGAATTCGTGCACGACCATGATGAGGAGCTGGAGCACCGTCCCTTGATGGACTACGGCCTGGAGAGCGATCATCATCGCCGCGCCTTCGATGCGCCCGCGATGGACTCGGCCGCCTCCATGTATTCGCTCCGCTGTATCTCCTGA